One window from the genome of Zerene cesonia ecotype Mississippi chromosome 1, Zerene_cesonia_1.1, whole genome shotgun sequence encodes:
- the LOC119829226 gene encoding uncharacterized protein LOC119829226 → MFQQGRVIIVWLSWLIGGICGVVILLIIICYCRLMPRHQKSFDEQYLKENYTIKEGHSYTCQDSYRIKHTEVQVQRHTRPASYAGDAECRHQREARPQAHCYVNRVPDASREAMQYASSGMLDEIEGAASIDALKTRSLPAFLRPKQRPLSTEDDLHQLYAKVNLSKKYKNRMRSEHAAIIALSKSHSQFLDADAVIVYDQRTAL, encoded by the exons atgtttcagCAG GGTCGCGTTATAATTGTTTGGTTATCTTGGCTTATCGGAGGAATTTGCGgtgttgttattttgttaattattatatgttactgCCGCCTAATGCCGCGACATCAGAAATCGTTTG atgaacaatatttaaaagagaaCTATACAATAAAGGAGGGACACAGCTATACATGTCAAGATAGTTACAGAATAAAACACACAGag GTACAAGTACAGCGGCATACCCGGCCAGCCAGTTACGCTGGGGATGCAGAATGTAGGCATCAACGGGAGGCTCGGCCACAAGCGCACTGCTATGTTAACCGAGTGCCTGATGCTTCCAGAGAGGCTATGCAGTATGCTTCCAGTGGGA tgctAGACGAAATAGAGGGAGCGGCAAGTATAGACGCTTTGAAGACACGATCTCTGCCTGCTTTCCTCAGACCCAAACAAAGACCGCTCTCCACCGAAGATGACTTGCACCAGCTTTATGCTAAG GTGAATCTcagtaaaaaatacaagaacCGCATGCGCAGCGAGCACGCGGCGATCATAGCGCTCAGCAAGTCGCACAGTCAGTTTCTCGACGCCGACGCGGTCATTGTGTACGACCAGAGGACTGCGCTGTAG